AGATCCTCGTCGAGATGCTCCTGGATGTAGTCCGTGACCCGGCGCAGTCGGGCGAGAGGCAGCACGCTCGGCCTCGCGGCGCGGCTGGGCGCCGGGGTCTCGGTCGGGGTCATCGTCATCATCATCGTCATTGTCCTCCACACGCTGCGGGCTGCTGGGTTCGTCTCACGGCGTCGAGCAGCACGTCGCCGTGGAATGGCTTGCCGAGGAACGCGACCGCCCCGGCCGCGAGCGACCGGGTTCCGGACGGAGCAGCACCGGGACTCGTCGTCGACGATCGCGACCACCGGCGTGGGCGTCCGCTCATGGGCTGTCCTCACTCCTCAGGCTAGACCCGCGGGCGGCGACCGTCCACCCGACCTTCGTCGGGTCGGAGGGCCGTGGCGAATTCTTGCCGGAGGCTGGCGAGAGCGCGGTGCGGGTTGCCGGCGGCGGCATCATAGAAAGGAGAAGCCCATGACGAAGATCCACCCCCGAGCCAGGAGGGCCATGGCATGAGCACCGCGACCCGGACCCCATCGACCGCAGAGCCGACCCGCCCCCCGCTGCCGCCATTCGATCGCGCCGCCGCAATCCAGAAGGTGCGGCTCGCCGAGGACGCATGGAACAGTCGCGATCCGCTGAAGGTCGCGCAAGGGTATTCGCCAGACAGCGTCTGGCGCAATCGCGCCGAGTTCTTCTCGGGCCGCGACGCGATCGTCGAGTTCCTGACGAGAAAGTGGAATCGGGAGCTCGACTACCGGCTGATCAAGGAGGTGTGGGCGTTTGACGACACACGGATCGCGGTGCGCTTCGCCTACGAA
This region of Candidatus Methylomirabilota bacterium genomic DNA includes:
- a CDS encoding nuclear transport factor 2 family protein, giving the protein MSTATRTPSTAEPTRPPLPPFDRAAAIQKVRLAEDAWNSRDPLKVAQGYSPDSVWRNRAEFFSGRDAIVEFLTRKWNRELDYRLIKEVWAFDDTRIAVRFAYEWHDDSGQWFRSYGNENWEFAANGLMARRHASINDLRIREADRKYQWPLGRRPDGHAGLSDLGL